A genomic region of Ignavibacteria bacterium contains the following coding sequences:
- the fbp gene encoding class 1 fructose-bisphosphatase — MESKFKTLYRHIIEEERKTPEASGQLSDLLADIALACKLISLEVNRAGLVDILGLAGKENVQGEEVKKLDEYANDVLTTTMKLGGHICAVCSEEEETFIPLDDKFKDSETISNKYIVHFDPLDGSSNIDANISIGTIFSVYKRVSNEGPGTIEDCLQKGTEQVAAGYCVYGSSTVLVYCAGNGVHCFTLDPTVGEFILFGEDIQIPKKSKTYSVNEGNYCKWSKGMQNYIDYLKVDNKETNRPYGARYVGSLVADFHRNLLYGGIFMYPADNKNKNGKLRLMYEANPLSYIIEHAGGRSSNGSQRILDIKPDSLHQRVPLFIGSEEDVKQAEKFLKNN; from the coding sequence ATGGAAAGTAAGTTTAAAACCCTCTACCGTCATATAATAGAAGAAGAAAGAAAAACACCTGAAGCATCGGGACAGCTCTCTGACCTGCTTGCGGATATTGCACTTGCGTGCAAATTGATTTCTCTGGAAGTCAACCGCGCAGGACTTGTTGATATTCTCGGACTCGCAGGAAAAGAAAACGTGCAAGGCGAAGAAGTCAAAAAGCTTGATGAATATGCTAACGACGTTCTCACGACAACAATGAAGCTCGGCGGACATATCTGTGCAGTTTGTTCGGAAGAGGAAGAAACTTTCATTCCGCTCGATGATAAATTCAAGGACAGCGAAACAATTTCTAACAAATATATAGTTCATTTCGACCCGCTTGACGGCTCATCCAACATCGATGCAAATATTTCCATAGGAACAATTTTCTCTGTTTATAAACGTGTCTCAAACGAAGGTCCGGGAACAATCGAAGACTGTCTGCAAAAAGGTACTGAGCAGGTTGCTGCAGGTTACTGCGTTTACGGCTCAAGCACTGTGCTTGTTTACTGCGCGGGAAATGGCGTGCACTGTTTTACTCTTGACCCGACTGTCGGAGAGTTTATTTTGTTCGGTGAAGACATTCAGATTCCGAAAAAATCAAAAACATATTCCGTCAACGAAGGCAACTATTGCAAGTGGTCTAAAGGAATGCAAAATTACATCGATTATCTTAAGGTTGACAACAAAGAAACAAACCGTCCTTATGGCGCGAGATATGTCGGTTCGCTTGTTGCTGACTTCCATAGAAATCTTTTATATGGCGGTATCTTCATGTATCCTGCCGACAACAAAAATAAAAACGGAAAGCTTCGATTAATGTATGAAGCAAATCCGTTAAGCTACATTATCGAACACGCAGGGGGAAGAAGCTCAAACGGCTCTCAGAGAATCCTTGACATAAAACCCGACTCTCTTCATCAACGCGTTCCTCTTTTCATCGGGAGCGAAGAAGACGTAAAACAGGCAGAAAAATTTTTAAAAAATAATTAA
- the radA gene encoding DNA repair protein RadA, with protein sequence MKLKSVYICQNCGYNSPRWLGKCPECQQWNTFQEEVVEAKQSKTKKSEVAAKSAEIALISDIISNDYERTKTNLDELDRVLGGGLVKGSVLLIGGDPGIGKSTLMLQIANNIKDKKFLYVSGEESSFQIKLRSDRLKYHLNNFYVVSETNLEIVESVVENEKPEILVIDSIQTIYDPKLESASGTVSQLRDCTSALIKLAKSKGIIVFIVGHITKEGMIAGPKVLEHMVDVVLQFEGERTHSYRILRGIKNRFGSTNEIGIFEMTDTGLKEVLNPSEVFLSQRNYGASGCIISCSIEGSRPILIEVQGLVTSTNYGMPQRTASGFDYKRLNLLVAVLEKKLGLFLNKSDIFVNIAGGVKIDEPAIDLAIAMSIYSSSRDIPLDSETVVLGEIGLSGEIRTISYIDKRINEAAKLGFKKIIIPKGNLKNINTKNSKIDIVPVENIRNAIELLV encoded by the coding sequence ATGAAGCTTAAGTCGGTTTATATATGCCAGAACTGCGGATATAACAGCCCGCGATGGCTCGGCAAATGTCCTGAATGCCAGCAGTGGAATACTTTCCAGGAAGAAGTAGTTGAAGCAAAACAATCTAAAACAAAAAAATCCGAAGTTGCCGCAAAATCAGCAGAAATTGCGTTAATTTCAGATATCATATCAAACGATTACGAACGGACTAAAACAAACTTAGACGAGCTCGACAGAGTTCTCGGCGGCGGTTTGGTTAAAGGTTCGGTATTGCTCATCGGTGGTGACCCCGGCATCGGAAAATCAACTCTGATGCTTCAGATTGCCAACAACATAAAAGACAAAAAATTTTTATACGTAAGCGGTGAGGAATCTTCTTTCCAGATTAAACTCCGCAGCGACAGATTAAAGTATCATCTCAATAATTTTTATGTCGTATCGGAAACAAATTTAGAAATAGTCGAGTCGGTTGTAGAAAATGAAAAACCCGAGATACTCGTAATCGATTCCATACAAACAATTTACGACCCGAAGCTCGAAAGCGCGTCGGGAACAGTTTCACAGCTTCGCGATTGCACCTCTGCATTAATCAAGCTTGCAAAATCAAAAGGCATAATCGTCTTCATCGTCGGACATATTACAAAAGAAGGAATGATTGCAGGACCAAAAGTCCTCGAACACATGGTTGATGTTGTTTTGCAGTTCGAGGGTGAACGTACCCATTCATATAGAATCCTTCGCGGTATAAAAAACCGTTTCGGCTCGACAAACGAAATCGGAATCTTCGAAATGACCGATACAGGGCTTAAAGAAGTTTTAAACCCGAGTGAAGTTTTTCTCTCACAGAGAAATTACGGAGCATCGGGATGTATTATTTCATGCTCCATCGAAGGCAGCCGTCCCATCTTAATCGAAGTGCAGGGACTTGTAACTTCAACAAACTACGGCATGCCCCAGCGAACCGCATCGGGCTTTGATTATAAGCGTCTCAATCTTCTTGTTGCTGTTCTCGAAAAAAAACTTGGGCTTTTCTTAAATAAATCAGATATATTTGTAAATATAGCAGGCGGTGTGAAAATCGACGAACCCGCAATCGACCTTGCAATTGCAATGAGCATTTACTCATCGTCGCGTGATATTCCGCTTGATTCCGAAACCGTCGTGCTTGGAGAAATAGGGCTCTCGGGTGAAATCAGAACGATTTCATATATCGATAAACGAATCAATGAAGCCGCAAAGCTCGGCTTCAAAAAAATTATTATCCCAAAAGGAAATCTGAAAAACATTAATACAAAAAATTCTAAAATCGACATCGTTCCTGTGGAAAACATAAGAAACGCAATCGAACTATTGGTCTAA
- a CDS encoding cation diffusion facilitator family transporter yields MHTELSDLTELGVKLKKKAIILSLTIGITLFFVKIAGYWLTGSAAILSDALESIVNIIASAFAFYSLILTLRPPNKNLPYGYGKIEYFSAGFEGALIVIAALFIMYYGVKDIIVGPELEKVDMGVIIIAFASLVNLLLGLYLIRSGKKTNSLILVADGKHILTDSITSIAAFVALILILITDYIYLDPIVAILIAMNILWTGFKLMKASVSGLMNQTDKDTLQKIADALEQEKFRNGNIIDIHQLRYWKSGDKYFLDFHIAVPADMKIEQAHKINEELQDFLRKKFNTTELEIMIHMDPCKPPKCPLCGESNCQHIDERMKLLPKWTVDKITGGPAYEA; encoded by the coding sequence ATGCATACGGAACTATCAGATTTAACGGAACTCGGAGTAAAGCTCAAGAAAAAAGCTATAATCCTTTCATTGACGATAGGAATTACACTCTTTTTCGTCAAAATTGCAGGTTATTGGCTCACCGGCTCTGCAGCAATTTTGTCCGATGCTCTCGAATCCATCGTTAATATCATCGCCTCGGCTTTTGCATTTTACAGTTTAATCCTGACTCTCAGACCACCGAATAAAAATCTACCTTACGGTTACGGTAAAATAGAATATTTCTCAGCAGGGTTTGAAGGTGCGTTGATTGTAATTGCTGCGTTGTTCATAATGTATTATGGCGTAAAAGATATTATCGTCGGACCTGAGCTTGAAAAAGTTGATATGGGTGTTATTATAATTGCGTTCGCTTCCCTCGTTAATTTATTACTCGGACTTTACCTGATACGTTCCGGAAAAAAAACAAATAGTCTGATTCTTGTTGCTGATGGAAAACATATTCTTACCGATTCCATTACAAGCATCGCCGCGTTCGTTGCATTAATTTTAATTTTAATAACTGATTACATTTATTTAGACCCTATCGTCGCCATATTAATAGCGATGAATATTCTTTGGACAGGATTCAAGCTTATGAAAGCATCTGTCAGCGGGTTGATGAACCAGACCGACAAAGATACTTTACAAAAAATTGCCGACGCGCTTGAACAGGAAAAATTCAGAAACGGAAACATCATTGACATACACCAGTTAAGGTACTGGAAGTCGGGTGATAAATATTTTCTGGATTTTCACATTGCGGTTCCTGCTGATATGAAAATTGAACAGGCGCATAAAATCAATGAGGAGCTTCAGGATTTCCTCCGCAAAAAATTTAATACAACAGAACTTGAAATCATGATACACATGGACCCGTGCAAACCTCCTAAATGTCCTTTGTGCGGAGAGTCAAATTGTCAACACATAGATGAACGCATGAAGCTTCTGCCGAAATGGACTGTCGATAAAATTACCGGAGGTCCTGCATATGAAGCTTAA
- a CDS encoding L-threonylcarbamoyladenylate synthase, translated as METIITKDIDKVCLDLMRNEAAVIPTETVYGLAAKAYNPDAVLKIYEIKERPKFNPLIVHIYDEKMLEEIAEEIPDFVLKLISKFCPGPLTFVLKKKKIIPDIVTAGLDTVAVRFPAHEMTRELLKSLKCPLCAPSANRSGKVSPTSAEEAFKELNGRVHFILDGGKCEIGIESTVIDCSGKGITLLRPGFISKEQIEKALRRKVKERDKEEIINSPGQMKNHYAPETPLHIIESQDISFSAFNKSVGKLDFEKYSSLEEIAKNLFKDIRELDEKGYSYIVAKKVADEGLGVAINDRLEKASSGKLSVHKERIKLLPK; from the coding sequence TTGGAAACAATAATAACAAAAGATATAGATAAAGTTTGTTTGGATTTGATGAGAAATGAAGCAGCGGTGATTCCGACTGAAACGGTGTATGGTCTGGCAGCTAAGGCATATAACCCTGATGCGGTTCTGAAAATTTATGAGATAAAAGAACGTCCGAAATTTAATCCGTTGATTGTGCACATATATGACGAGAAGATGCTTGAAGAAATTGCAGAGGAAATTCCTGATTTTGTTTTGAAGCTTATTTCAAAATTTTGTCCGGGTCCACTGACATTTGTTTTGAAAAAGAAAAAAATTATTCCCGATATTGTTACTGCGGGGTTAGATACCGTTGCGGTGCGGTTCCCTGCGCATGAAATGACAAGGGAGCTTTTGAAAAGCTTGAAATGTCCACTGTGCGCGCCTTCTGCCAACAGGTCAGGGAAAGTTTCTCCGACAAGTGCGGAAGAAGCATTTAAAGAATTAAACGGTAGAGTGCATTTTATACTTGATGGCGGGAAATGCGAGATTGGAATCGAGTCAACGGTGATTGACTGCTCGGGAAAGGGAATTACATTGCTAAGACCTGGATTTATTTCAAAAGAACAAATCGAGAAAGCGCTTCGAAGAAAAGTTAAAGAACGTGATAAAGAAGAAATTATAAATTCTCCGGGACAGATGAAAAACCATTACGCACCTGAAACCCCTTTGCATATAATAGAGTCACAAGATATAAGCTTCTCTGCTTTTAATAAATCGGTTGGCAAGCTGGATTTTGAAAAATACAGCTCACTTGAAGAAATTGCGAAAAATTTATTCAAGGATATAAGAGAGCTTGATGAGAAGGGATATTCGTACATCGTTGCAAAGAAAGTTGCAGATGAGGGG
- a CDS encoding NYN domain-containing protein has protein sequence MEPIKDLRLAVLIDAENVPSTSIKGMLEEIAKYGTPAFKRIYADWTSPHVSRWKSALLENAITPIQQYSYTTGKNASDSAMIIDAMDILYSGRVNGFCLITSDSDFTRLATRLREAGMKVLGIGEKKTPVSFISACDKFIYIEILKKEQAHKSILSAPKKSKPSKKKTNKKSSAPIENTQPKNNNQNSTDTIDTIDKELVKSISDSVNDVADENGWAFLGELGDLIIKKQPDFDPRNYGFKKLLPLIKSLNRFEIDERETGKKNVKHVYLRAK, from the coding sequence ATGGAACCGATAAAAGATTTAAGACTGGCAGTATTAATCGATGCCGAGAACGTCCCCTCGACAAGCATAAAAGGAATGCTTGAGGAAATTGCAAAATACGGAACACCCGCGTTCAAAAGAATTTATGCCGACTGGACAAGTCCGCATGTTTCAAGATGGAAAAGCGCTCTGCTTGAAAATGCAATTACTCCGATTCAGCAATACAGCTACACAACAGGAAAAAACGCCAGTGACTCGGCGATGATAATCGATGCAATGGATATTTTATATTCGGGACGGGTAAATGGATTCTGCCTCATAACCAGTGATAGTGACTTCACACGCCTTGCGACACGTTTGCGCGAAGCAGGAATGAAAGTTCTCGGCATCGGCGAAAAGAAAACTCCCGTATCATTTATTTCAGCATGCGATAAATTTATCTACATAGAAATATTAAAAAAAGAGCAGGCACATAAATCAATTCTTTCAGCACCTAAGAAGTCAAAACCTTCAAAGAAAAAAACAAATAAGAAATCATCCGCACCTATTGAAAACACTCAGCCAAAAAACAACAATCAAAATTCAACAGACACAATTGATACAATAGACAAAGAGCTTGTGAAATCTATTTCCGACAGTGTTAACGATGTTGCAGATGAAAACGGATGGGCATTTCTTGGTGAGCTTGGTGACCTTATAATCAAAAAACAGCCTGACTTTGACCCGCGCAATTACGGTTTCAAAAAGCTTCTGCCTTTAATCAAAAGTCTCAACAGATTTGAAATCGACGAACGCGAAACAGGAAAGAAAAACGTCAAACACGTTTACCTGAGAGCGAAGTAA